Proteins from a single region of Budorcas taxicolor isolate Tak-1 chromosome 11, Takin1.1, whole genome shotgun sequence:
- the FAM228A gene encoding protein FAM228A encodes MAATKMSNCGKHFGPEQLEKWPEPESVTLMEALAREDIDEAVYAILFRENCITKRLDVYFQHLDAFKERRKELLHKKWTENVAKPLQQRIMEKVISYKALEKKKQENFEYFLKHTNKTEIIFGDFYDPEVYNPFYMTKKDPNYGKVVVPPFCDPLFRRQQEIDEEQRAIFQYTTGKRCTLKEFKELEKARQYARLPQFTFSLHSMVSKERPKASARPVGSKTHSKHSPEKLVCAEEKFPPYKVKMTSDVNQTVFERRFYSSKISQESKRHEKKGLALGTGQHRPHSWAAGEGWQRRRSQPVDRRVMTAEVLGQHLAALQLGGSFQRRPAPREIRQGSCSPT; translated from the exons GCATTAGCCAGAGAAGACATTGATGAAGCTGTATATGCAATATTATTTAGAGAAAATTGTATTACAAAG AGATTGGATGTGTATTTTCAGCATCTGGATGCttttaaggaaagaaggaaagagctgTTGCATAAAAAATGGACTGAGAATGTTGCAAAGCCTCTTCAGCAGAGAATTATGGAAAAAGTAATTTCATATAAAGcgttggagaaaaaaaaacaagagaattttgaatattttttaaagcacacaaATAAAACG gaaattatatttGGAGACTTTTATGATCCTGAAGTATACAATCCTTTTTATATGACAAAAAAGGACCCAAATTATGGAAAG GTCGTGGTCCCACCATTCTGTGATCCTCTGTTTAGAAGACAGCAAGAGATAGATGAAGAGCAGAGAGCTATTTTTCAGTACACGACAG GAAAACGATGTACcttaaaagaatttaaagagcTAGAGAAGGCCAGGCAGTATGCCAGACTGCCCCAGTTCACGTTCAGTCTCCACAGCATGGTTTCAAAGGAGAGGCCCAAAGCCTCTGCGAGGCCTGTGGGAAGCAAAACACATAGCAAACACAG TCCTGAAAAGCTTGTCTGTGCAGAAGAGAAATTTCCACCTTATAAGGTGAAAATGACTAGTGATGTAAATCAAACTGTTTTTGAAAGACGGTTTTATTCCTCGAAGATCAGCCAGGAGAGTAAAAGGCATGAGAAGAAGGGCCTG GCTTTAGGAACCGGACAGCACAGACCCCACTCCTGGGCGGCAGGAGAAGGCTGGCAGAGGCGCAGGTCACAGcccgtggacagaagagtgaTGACCGCAGAGGTCCTGGGGCAGCACCTGGCCGCCTTGCAGCTGGGAGGCAG cttccagagaaGACCTGCTCCCCGAGAAATcaggcagggctcctgcagccccACATGA